The genomic window GGTCGGAGAGCAACTGCAAGTGCTCGCCGCCGCCACCGAAAGCCAGGAGCGCGACCCCTTCCTGGCAGCCCGCCGTGAGGCCCTCAACAGCATCGGCAAAGCCGAAGACCTGCTGGTGGGGCCGTTCCCTTATCAAATTCCGGCTGAATTTGCCGATTTGCCCAGGCTATTGGGCCGGGCAACCGTGCAGCTCACCACCACTAAAGGCGACCTAACCGCAGTTGTAGACGGTTACAACGCGCCCCTCACCGCCGGCGCCTTTGTTGATCTGGTGCAACGCGGCTTCTACGACGGACTGCCCTTCATTCGCGCCGAAGATTTTTACGTGCTGCAAACCGGCGATCCGGAGGGCCCAAATGATGGCTACATCGACCCGAAAACCAAAACGGAGCGCAAGGTGCCGCTAGAGATCAAGGTGCCAGGCCAGAGCGAGCCCTTCTACAACCAAACCTTCGAAGACCTCGGCATGTTCAAGGCCGCACCAGAACTGCCCTTCTCCACCAAGGGCACCCTGGGCTGGGCCCACTCCGATGAAGTGCTAGACGACGGCTCCTCCCAGTTCTTCCTCTTCCTGTTCGAACCTGAACTGACCCCTGCCGGCCTAAACCTGATCGACGGCCGCTATGCCGCTTTTGGTTATGTAGTGGATGGCTTTGATGTTCTTGAAGAACTCACCGCTGACGACGGCATCGTCAAAGCACGAGTGCTATCAGGATCCGAAAATCTCCAGCCCCACAGCTGAACTTGCAATCTCAGCATTAAAAAAGCCGCCCTTGAGGGCGGCTTAAGAGTTGGACGTTTGGCTCAGCTCACTTCCATTGCTTGGCAACAATTTCAGCCAGATCAACAACCCGCTGGCTATAACCCCACTCATTGTCATACCAGGCGATAACCTTCAACATGTTGCCGCCCATTACAAGAGTGAGCTCAGAATCAATGATCGTTGATTCGTCAGTACCGGCATGATCGCTGGAAACCAAAGGTAGATCGCAATACTTAATGATGCCCTTCATGGCATTTTCCGATGAAGCCTTCAATAGGGCATTCACCTCCTCCTTGGTGGTGTCGCGGCTGATATCAAGCACCATGTCAACCACCGAGACGTTCGGGGTTGGCACTCGCATAGCGATACCGCTGAGCTTGCCCTTCATCGGCGGATAGACCAGCGCCACAGCCTGGGCCGCGCCGGTACTTGTAGGCACAATATTGACCGCAGCGGCCCGGGCACGACGCAGGTCGCGGTGGGCCGCATCCAAGATGCGCTGGTCACCGGTGTAGCTGTGGGTGGTCGTCATCGTGCCCTTGACGATGCCGAATGCTTGATCCAGCACCTTCACCACAGGAGCCATGCAGTTGGTGGTGCAGCTGGCGTTGCTGAGAATGTCCCAATCTTCGTGGCGGTATTGATCGGCGTTAACGCCCACCACAAACGTGCCAACTTTTGCGCCCTTGCCAGGTGCCGTGAGAATTACCTTTTTGGCACCAGCCTCGAAGTGCTTACTGGCGCCAACATCGTCGTTAAACACGCCGGTGGACTCAATCACCAGATCAACGCCCCATTCCTTCCAGGGAAGGTTGGCGGGATTGCGGTCGTAGAAGGTTTTGATCGTCTTGCCGTTGAGGACGATCGTGTCCTCGGTGGTGGTGACTTCCACGCCCCGCAGGGGGCCGAGCATGGAGTCGTACTTGAGCAGGTGGGCCATGGTGTTGGTGTCACCGGAGCCATTGATGCCCACCAGTTCGATGCCGGTGTTGGCCCCACGGCTCAGCCAGCAGCGGGTGAAGTTGCGACCGATCCGGCCAAATCCATTAATCGCAACGCGCAGAGTCATGGCCGATCACGGCAAAAGCCGCTAGCGAAGGTGGTTTTGGCTGCAGATCATACAGAAATTGATCCGGTCTCCCCTCTTGCAGGAAGGGCGCACGCCGAGGACCATGCGCAAACGCGCAGCATCTCGTAAAGGTTTTCGGGCTGTTGTCAGCTTAATTTTGTGATCACCTGAACCCTGATTTGGAGTTGCGTTTGGCGCCCCTGCTCGATCGTCACCAACCGCTCCACTTCATTGGGGTTGGCGGCATCGGCATGTCTGCCCTAGCGGGGATCCTGGCGGAAAGGGGCTACGCGGTAAGTGGCTCCGACCCCAGGGAAAACGCCGTGATCGACCGCTTGCGGCGTCTGGGGGTGCGGGTGTTTTTGGAGCAGAATGCCGCCACGGTTGCTGCTATTCGCAGTGGAACCTCGGTCTCACCTCAAGTGGTGATTAGCTCCGCCGTACCAGAGACCAACCCGGAGCTCCTGGAGGCCCGTCGCATGGGCCTGGCGATCTGCCACCGCTCCGACGTGCTGGCCGCCCTGATCAATAGCCAGGACTCCATCGCCGTAGCCGGAAGCCATGGCAAAACCACTACCAGCACCCTGATCGCCACCCTGCTAGCGGCCACCCAACACGACCCCACCGCGGTGATAGGCGGGATCGTGCCCGCCTTTGGCAGCAACGGTCGCCATGGCGAGGGCAGGCTGCTGGTGGCGGAGGCGGATGAATCGGACGGCTCCTTGGTGAAATTCCGCTCATCCCTCGGCGTGCTCACCAACGTCGAACTCGACCACACGGACCACTACCCCGACCTCGAAGCCCTGATCACCACCCTGCAAAGATTCGCCGGCAACACATCAAGGCTCCTGGCAAACCACGACGACCCGGTGCTGCGCGAGCGGTTCAAAGCCAGCCATTGGTGGTCGATCGAAAGCGCCGCAGGCGTCTCCTTTGCAGCGATTGCCCAAGAGCAAAGGGGTGACGGCACCGTTGCCGACTTCTTTGAATACGGTGAACTGGTGGGCCGCTTTGAACTGCCCTTGCCCGGTCGTCACAACCTCAGCAACGCGGTTGCGGCCATGGCCGCCTGCCGGCTGGAGGGGGTTTCATTTGCCGAGCTGAGCGAAGCGGTAGCCGCCCTCCAGGCCCCAGGACGGCGCTTTGATTTCCGCGGTTTGTGGCAGGGCCGGCTGGTGGTCGACGACTACGCCCACCACCCCAGCGAGGTGGCCGCAACCCTGGCCATGGCCAGGCTGATGGTGGACAGCGGCCGCAGCGCCCTGCCCGTGGCGCCACGGCGTTTAGTTGCAGTGTTTCAGCCCCATCGCTACAGCCGCACAGCCCAGTTTCTGGACGGCTTTGCAGCGGCCCTGTCGGAAGCCGATTCCGTGCTGATCGCGCCCCTCTACGCCGCTGGTGAAGCGCCGATTCCAGGCATCTCCAGCGCCGCCATGGCCGAGGCGGTGCGGCAGCTGGCACCCAACCTGCCGGTAGCGGTGGCAAACACTCTCGACGAGCTCGCCGCCCAGGTGGCCGCCAAGAGTCAAGAGGGTGATCTGGTGATCGCCATGGGTGCAGGGGACGTCAACAGCCTCTGGGAACGCCTCGAACAGCACCAGCAAGCAGTTGACAGCGCCATCGCTGCCTCTGCAGCCCCCCTGGCGGCCTGAGCCTGATGATTGCGGCCCCTAGCTGCCACCCTGGCCTACGCCAAGGGGTTGGGCTTCAGCCCTTCACCACCTGGAAGGTGGGAGGACCAGCGGAGTGGTTTGCCGAGCCTGGAGACCGCGATGAGCTGATTTCTCTGGCGGCCTGGGCCCGGGCCCAGGGCCTGTCCTTGCGCTGCATCGGCGCAGGCTCCAACCTGCTGATCGCCGATAGCGGCCTGCCCGGCCTCACCATCTGCAACAGGCGGCTACAGGGGAGCCGGCTCGACGCCGCCAGCGGCCTGGTGGAAGCGGAAGCCGGAGAACCGATCCCCACCCTGGCCCGCAAAGCAGCCCGGCTTGGCCTGAGCGGCCTGGAGTGGGCCGTGGGCATCCCAGGCACCGTGGGGGGCGCGGTGGTGATGAATGCGGGCGCTCAAGGCGGCTGCACGGCCGAATGTTTGCACTCGGTGCGGGTGCTGGACCCTGCCAATCCCGCAACGTCCTTCGAGCTGGAAGCCCGGGAACTGGACTTCGCCTATCGCCACAGCCGCCTCCAGGCGGAGACCTGGATCGTGCTGGCAGCCACCTTCCAGCTGGAGGCCGGCCACGACCCCGCAGCCATCACCTCGCGCACCAGTGCCAATCTGCACAGCCGCACCAGCACCCAGCCCTATCAACAGCCCAGCTGCGGCAGTGTTTTTCGCAACCCAGAACCACAGAAAGCGGGGCAGCTGATCGAAGCGCTGGGCCTAAAAGGACTGCAGATCGGTGATGCCCAAGTTTCGCCAATCCACGCCAATTTCATCGTCAACATTGGCCAGGCCAGCGCCAGTGACATCGATGCCTTAATCGCAGAAGTGCAACGCCGGGTGCTGGCCAGCCACGGCCTGACCCTCCACCCTGAGGTAAAGCGGCTGGGTTTCGGCCCGGAGCACTAGCTGCCCCTTAGCCTGAGCCGAGCAACTTCTAGGGCATGGCTGGCTTCGGACTCCCCAACTTCGGTCAGCTCACCGAGGCCTTCAAGAAGGCCCAGGAGCTGCAGCAAAACGCCCAGAAGCTCCAGGAAGAACTTGATGCAATGGAACTGGAGGGCCGCAGCGCCGACGGCCGGGCCAGCATCTGGCTCACGGGCAACCAGCAACCGCTGCGAGTACAACTGGCCCCCGAACTGATCGCCGAAGGGGCTGCCGCCAGCGAGGCCGCCGTGCTGGATGCATTGCAAGCCGCCTACGAGCTGTCCACCGGCACGATGAAAGGCCGCATGGAAGAGCTCACCGGTGGCCTGAATCTCAATCTGCCAGGTCTAGGCGGCTGAAATCCGTCGTTTTTCCAGTGCCAGCCTGGCCGTCCTCTTCCCCATCCAGCAGCTGCTGACGCTGGCGACGCCGGGAGAGCTGCCGCAATCCGGGCGCCAGGCGGGGCTCTAGACCCTGACCGCGGCGCCGCAGCCCCGACCCGTCTGGGGAGTCCGCAACCCAGCCCGTTCGCTCGCCATCCAGCAGCAGGTCGCTCAGGCACTGGGCATAAAGGGGGTACCGCTCCCAATCGGAGCCAACGGCGCAGCCGGGGTCGCCCTGGTGCAAGCAATTGCTGAAGCGGCAGCAGCCCAAGCCCAGGCGTTGCCGAATCTCCGGGAACAGGGGGCCTAAGGCAAAGGGGTCGGAAGGCAGCCGCGGCCTATTGAATCCAGGCGTGTCGGCCAGCAGGGCTCCGGGTGCCAAGGGGAAAAGCTCCACGTGGCGGGTGGTGTGGCGGCCCCGCTGCAGCCGCCCTGACACCGCCGCCACCCGCAGGCCCAGCTCGGGGCAAAGACCGTTGAGCACGCTGCTCTTCCCCACCCCAGAAGGTCCACAAAGCACCGCGATACCTGGCTGGGCCAGCCGCTGCAGCAAAGGCTCCATGCCCTCGCCACTACTGGTAGATACCGCCAGGGCGTCGTAACCCCAGGCAGCAGCTCGCTGGCACCAACTGGCCACCTCGTCAGGCGAAACCAGATCCGCCTTGGAGAACAGCAACTGCACCGGCCGGCCCGTCGCCTCAGCCGTCAACAAAAAGCGTGTGAGCTGGAGCAGGTCCAGCTCTGGCTCCGCCAGCGCCACCACCACGACCACGAGGGCCACGTTGGCCACGGCGGGCCGCTCAAGCAGGCTCTGACGCGGCTCCAGGGCCGCCACAGCCGCCCGGCCAGCAGGCCAGTCGATGCCATCCACCCAGACGCGATCGCCCACGGCGATGGTTTGGCCGCTTTTGCCAAGGCGGGTGCGCCGGGTGCACAAAAGTCGACTCAGGCCGGTGGGCCCTACCTGATCCAGTTCCACCCAGCAGTAATTGGCCAGCAGAGCCACCACCTGCCCCATTAGGCGCAATCGCCCAGGCTCAACCCCCATGACAACGAACCTGCAGCCGCACGGCCCCTTGTTGCTCCGGGTGATCGCAGCAGGTAACTCCATGACCTGAGCTCTCCAGCCCCTGGGTCACCTGCTGCTGGGGCTCTCCCCGATCTAGGTCCACCTGCAGGATCTGGCCAGGAAGCAAACGCTCCAGGGCCAGCTTGGTGCGAATGAAGTTGAGCGGACAAGCAATGCCACGCAGATCAAGCTGGGCATCTGGGTTGCCGTCTGCCCAACCGGCGCTCAACCGAAGAGGCCCCCAAACAAACCGCTCTTATGGGGATGCTTGTGGCCCTTGCTGGTGTGGTGGCCGGCCAGCTGCTCCAGCAACTCCCGCTCCTCAGCATTGAGCTTGGTGGGCAGCTGCACCTTGATGCTGACTAGGTGGTTGCCTCGGGCCACCGGATTGCCCAACTTGGGCACCCCCTTGCTCTGCAGGGTGAGAACCGCTCCGGGCTGGGTGCCAGCTGGAATCTCTAACGACTCCTGGCCGTCCACCGTGTCTACCTCGATGGTGTCGCCCAAAATGGCCTGGAGGTAATTGAGCGTCACCTCCGAGTGGATGTGGATGCCATCGCGGCGCAAGCCGGCAGCCGATTGAACGCTTAGGAACACATAGAGATCGCCGGCGGGTCCACCCCGCTGGCCCGCATTGCCCTCATTTGCCACCCGCAGCCGGGTGCCGGAATCAACCCCAGCTGGGATGTTGATGCGCAGCTTTTTACGCACCTGCTGCAGACCCTGGCCACCGCAGGCGCCGCAGGGGTCGGCAATCACCTGGCCGCTGCCCTCACAGGTGGGACAAGCCGCCACCTGGGTAAAACTGCCGAATGGGGTGCGAGTGGCCCGACGCACCTGGCCGGCGCCGCCACAGGTGCCGCAGCTTGTGGGTCCACTGCCCGACTTGGCACCGGAGCCCTGGCAGGTGCTGCAGGTTTCGAGATGCCGAATCTGCACCTCCTTCTCGATACCAAATACCGCCTCTTGGAAGTTGATGGTGAGGTCGAGGCGCAGGTCATCGCCTTGACGGGGACCACGCCGCCGCGGACCTGCTCCAGCACCCGCCCCCCCAAAGCCACTGAAGAAGGTCTCAAACAGGTCGGCAAAGCCGCCCATGTCGCCCATATCAGGCGCGCCGCCGCCACCTAGACCCGCCTCACCAAACTGGTCGTAACGGGCGCGAGTCTGGGGATCGCTGAGCACCTCGTAGGCCCGGCCGATCTCCTTGAATTTGTCTTCAGCCCCAGGATCTTTGTTGACATCCGGGTGGTACTGCCGGGCCATCCGCCGGTAGGCCCGCTTCAAAGTGTCTGGATCGGCGTCGCGGGCGGTGCCGAGCAGGTCGTAGTAGTCGGCCATCAGCCGTCCTGCTCCTCAGCCTGGCCATTCTCAGCTGCTTGGCAGCCAGCAGCTTGGGAGCCTGCAGTGACGGCGCCGGAACCAGGCCCCATCGACACTTTGACCAGGGCGTGGCGCAGCACCCGACCATTTAAGTGGTAGCCGCGCTGCAACTCCTCGATCACTACATCTTCGGCATGGGTCTCGCTGGGTTCACGCAAAACCGCCTCATGCAAGCTGGGATCGAAGGGTTCACCCTCTACACGCATTGGTGAAACCCCCAGCTGCTTGAACACATCCACCAGCTGCTTGTAGAGGCCCTGATAGCTGCGATGCAACGCCTGAGCTTCCTCGTGCTGGGGATTCAACTGCTGCCTTGCCCGGTCGAAGTTGTCGACCACCGGCAAAATTTCACCCAAAGTGGAGCAGGTGATCTGGAGGCGTAGGTCTTCGCTGTCGCGGCTTTGGCGCTTGCGGAAGTTGTCGAAGTCGGCAGCCAGGCGCATGTATTGGCCGTTGAGGCCCTCATGCTCTGCCTTGAGTGCAGCCAGCTGGCCAGCCAGATCGGAACCCTGATCAGAAATCTGGTCAGAGCCTGCCTCCTGGCCTGCCTCAATCTCCGGAGTAGCCGGAATCTCGCTGGGATCAGCTGCCTGGGGCGCCCCAGCTCCCAGGTTGCTGTCACCGCTCATCGAGGTGTCACCGCTCATGGCTGACAAGGTCGGACTTTGGTTC from Cyanobium sp. Tous-M-B4 includes these protein-coding regions:
- the dnaJ gene encoding molecular chaperone DnaJ, which codes for MADYYDLLGTARDADPDTLKRAYRRMARQYHPDVNKDPGAEDKFKEIGRAYEVLSDPQTRARYDQFGEAGLGGGGAPDMGDMGGFADLFETFFSGFGGAGAGAGPRRRGPRQGDDLRLDLTINFQEAVFGIEKEVQIRHLETCSTCQGSGAKSGSGPTSCGTCGGAGQVRRATRTPFGSFTQVAACPTCEGSGQVIADPCGACGGQGLQQVRKKLRINIPAGVDSGTRLRVANEGNAGQRGGPAGDLYVFLSVQSAAGLRRDGIHIHSEVTLNYLQAILGDTIEVDTVDGQESLEIPAGTQPGAVLTLQSKGVPKLGNPVARGNHLVSIKVQLPTKLNAEERELLEQLAGHHTSKGHKHPHKSGLFGGLFG
- the grpE gene encoding nucleotide exchange factor GrpE, whose protein sequence is MSGDTSMSGDSNLGAGAPQAADPSEIPATPEIEAGQEAGSDQISDQGSDLAGQLAALKAEHEGLNGQYMRLAADFDNFRKRQSRDSEDLRLQITCSTLGEILPVVDNFDRARQQLNPQHEEAQALHRSYQGLYKQLVDVFKQLGVSPMRVEGEPFDPSLHEAVLREPSETHAEDVVIEELQRGYHLNGRVLRHALVKVSMGPGSGAVTAGSQAAGCQAAENGQAEEQDG
- a CDS encoding peptidylprolyl isomerase — its product is MARGQSSWANGSTWARWFAGVASLMLVVLLAAPTAWAALPQGNAVTDPAALLRNALPIKAPDLQELQHRLEATSDDLRAKRWPALASSVRRCISLLGSRKAAMLEGFDATAKTEATALLEQVGEQLQVLAAATESQERDPFLAARREALNSIGKAEDLLVGPFPYQIPAEFADLPRLLGRATVQLTTTKGDLTAVVDGYNAPLTAGAFVDLVQRGFYDGLPFIRAEDFYVLQTGDPEGPNDGYIDPKTKTERKVPLEIKVPGQSEPFYNQTFEDLGMFKAAPELPFSTKGTLGWAHSDEVLDDGSSQFFLFLFEPELTPAGLNLIDGRYAAFGYVVDGFDVLEELTADDGIVKARVLSGSENLQPHS
- a CDS encoding sulfurtransferase TusA family protein is translated as MSAGWADGNPDAQLDLRGIACPLNFIRTKLALERLLPGQILQVDLDRGEPQQQVTQGLESSGHGVTCCDHPEQQGAVRLQVRCHGG
- the murC gene encoding UDP-N-acetylmuramate--L-alanine ligase, with translation MAPLLDRHQPLHFIGVGGIGMSALAGILAERGYAVSGSDPRENAVIDRLRRLGVRVFLEQNAATVAAIRSGTSVSPQVVISSAVPETNPELLEARRMGLAICHRSDVLAALINSQDSIAVAGSHGKTTTSTLIATLLAATQHDPTAVIGGIVPAFGSNGRHGEGRLLVAEADESDGSLVKFRSSLGVLTNVELDHTDHYPDLEALITTLQRFAGNTSRLLANHDDPVLRERFKASHWWSIESAAGVSFAAIAQEQRGDGTVADFFEYGELVGRFELPLPGRHNLSNAVAAMAACRLEGVSFAELSEAVAALQAPGRRFDFRGLWQGRLVVDDYAHHPSEVAATLAMARLMVDSGRSALPVAPRRLVAVFQPHRYSRTAQFLDGFAAALSEADSVLIAPLYAAGEAPIPGISSAAMAEAVRQLAPNLPVAVANTLDELAAQVAAKSQEGDLVIAMGAGDVNSLWERLEQHQQAVDSAIAASAAPLAA
- the murB gene encoding UDP-N-acetylmuramate dehydrogenase gives rise to the protein MIAAPSCHPGLRQGVGLQPFTTWKVGGPAEWFAEPGDRDELISLAAWARAQGLSLRCIGAGSNLLIADSGLPGLTICNRRLQGSRLDAASGLVEAEAGEPIPTLARKAARLGLSGLEWAVGIPGTVGGAVVMNAGAQGGCTAECLHSVRVLDPANPATSFELEARELDFAYRHSRLQAETWIVLAATFQLEAGHDPAAITSRTSANLHSRTSTQPYQQPSCGSVFRNPEPQKAGQLIEALGLKGLQIGDAQVSPIHANFIVNIGQASASDIDALIAEVQRRVLASHGLTLHPEVKRLGFGPEH
- a CDS encoding YbaB/EbfC family nucleoid-associated protein, with the translated sequence MAGFGLPNFGQLTEAFKKAQELQQNAQKLQEELDAMELEGRSADGRASIWLTGNQQPLRVQLAPELIAEGAAASEAAVLDALQAAYELSTGTMKGRMEELTGGLNLNLPGLGG
- the gap gene encoding type I glyceraldehyde-3-phosphate dehydrogenase gives rise to the protein MTLRVAINGFGRIGRNFTRCWLSRGANTGIELVGINGSGDTNTMAHLLKYDSMLGPLRGVEVTTTEDTIVLNGKTIKTFYDRNPANLPWKEWGVDLVIESTGVFNDDVGASKHFEAGAKKVILTAPGKGAKVGTFVVGVNADQYRHEDWDILSNASCTTNCMAPVVKVLDQAFGIVKGTMTTTHSYTGDQRILDAAHRDLRRARAAAVNIVPTSTGAAQAVALVYPPMKGKLSGIAMRVPTPNVSVVDMVLDISRDTTKEEVNALLKASSENAMKGIIKYCDLPLVSSDHAGTDESTIIDSELTLVMGGNMLKVIAWYDNEWGYSQRVVDLAEIVAKQWK
- the rsgA gene encoding ribosome small subunit-dependent GTPase A, giving the protein MGVEPGRLRLMGQVVALLANYCWVELDQVGPTGLSRLLCTRRTRLGKSGQTIAVGDRVWVDGIDWPAGRAAVAALEPRQSLLERPAVANVALVVVVVALAEPELDLLQLTRFLLTAEATGRPVQLLFSKADLVSPDEVASWCQRAAAWGYDALAVSTSSGEGMEPLLQRLAQPGIAVLCGPSGVGKSSVLNGLCPELGLRVAAVSGRLQRGRHTTRHVELFPLAPGALLADTPGFNRPRLPSDPFALGPLFPEIRQRLGLGCCRFSNCLHQGDPGCAVGSDWERYPLYAQCLSDLLLDGERTGWVADSPDGSGLRRRGQGLEPRLAPGLRQLSRRRQRQQLLDGEEDGQAGTGKTTDFSRLDLAD